In Arachis hypogaea cultivar Tifrunner chromosome 17, arahy.Tifrunner.gnm2.J5K5, whole genome shotgun sequence, a single window of DNA contains:
- the LOC112764082 gene encoding 14-3-3-like protein B translates to MASTVPENLTREQYVYLAKLAEQAERYEEMVQFMQKLVLSSTPAAELSVEERNLLSVAYKNVIGSLRAAWRIVSSIEQKEEGRKNDDHVPLVRDYRSKVETELSNVCASILSLLDSNLIPSASAGESKVFYLKMKGDYHRYLAEFKTADERKAAAEDTMLSYKAAQDIAYADLPPTHPIRLGLALNYSVFYYEILNQSDKACGMAKQAFEEAIAELDTLGEESYKDSTLIMQLLRDNLTLWTSDVQDQLDEP, encoded by the exons atggcgTCCACGGTGCCGGAGAATCTAACCAGGGAACAATACGTGTACCTAGCCAAGCTAGCTGAGCAAGCAGAACGCTACGAAGAGATGGTCCAGTTCATGCAGAAGCTAGTCCTCTCTTCCACCCCTGCCGCCGAGCTCTCCGTCGAAGAGCGCAACCTCCTCTCCGTCGCATACAAGAACGTCATCGGCTCCCTGCGTGCCGCGTGGCGCATCGTTTCCTCAATCGAGCAGAAGGAGGAAGGTCGCAAGAACGACGACCACGTGCCTCTCGTCAGAGACTACAGATCCAAGGTGGAGACTGAGCTTTCCAACGTCTGCGCCAGCATCCTCTCGCTTCTCGACTCCAATCTCATCCCCTCCGCCTCCGCCGGCGAGTCCAAGGTCTTCTACCTCAAGATGAAAGGTGATTACCACCGTTACCTCGCTGAGTTCAAGACCGCCGATGAACGCAAAGCCGCCGCTGAGGACACCATGCTCTCTTACAAGGCCGCTCAG gaCATTGCTTATGCGGATCTTCCACCTACTCATCCTATAAGATTGGGTCTGGCTCTCAACTACTCTGTTTTCTACTATGAAATCCTCAACCAGTCTGATAAAGCATGCGGCATGGCTAAACAG GCTTTTGAGGAAGCAATTGCTGAGCTGGATACCTTGGGAGAAGAATCCTACAAAGACAGCACGCTTATAATGCAGCTTTTAAGAGACAACCTTACCCTTTGGACTTCTGACGTCCAG GACCAGCTAGATGAGCCCTAA